The sequence TCTTCAGGGTCTGGTACGTTTCGGCGGCCATCCGCAGGGCCTCCCGGAAAGAAGGCGCTCCGATGGGCGCAATCATGAACTCCTGGATATCCACGTTATTGTCGGCGTGCTTGCCGCCGTTCATGATGTTGAAGAAGGGTATGGGCAGCCTGCGGGCGTCTTTCCCGCCGATATACTTATAAATGGGTTTACCCTTATCGAGGGCGGCGGCTTTAGCTACGGCTATCGAGACGCCCAGAATCGCGTTCGCGCCCAATTTTGCCTTGTTCTCAGTTCCGTCCAGATCAATCATGTGCCGGTCTATTTCTTTTTGTTTTTCCGGAGCCATGCCCTTGAGCTTGGGAGCGATGATCTTGTTGACATTTGCGACCGCTTTCAGCACGCCTTTGCCATGGTAACGCTTTTTATCGCCGTCCCGCAGCTCGACTGCTTCTTTGCTCCCGGTAGATGCGCCGGAAGGGACGGCGGCCCTTCCGCATATCCCGTTATCCAGGATAACGTCAACCTCGACAGTAGGGTTTCCCCGTGAGTCCAGAATCTCCCGCGCCTTGATTTTTGTGATTTTCGACATAATGCCTCCTCTAATAAAGTAAAAGTGATGATGCTTTTCTCCTTACAATTGCCATAATATAACCACAATACGTTTCCTTAAACAGGGGCCTTTTTGCTCAACGAAGCGATGAAGGCGATAAACAGCAGGGTGGAAACAGCGGCCATTGCCGAACCGTAATAGAATGTTGCCGCCGGCGAAACGTGGTCCCACAACCAGCCACCGATGAGACTGGCAGGAAACAGCGCCAGGCCGATGGCGGTATTGTAAACACCGAATGCCGTCGCCTTGAAGTCAGGCGGGATGATGGTTGTCAGGAATGCCTTCTGCACACCTTCCGTAAGACCCATGAAAATGCCATACAAGCCGAACAATATCCAGACGGCAGCCGCAGAGCCAACAACGGCGAATCCATAATATATGAGGGCAAACAAAATGAAGCCGATAAGTACTACCCTCTTCATTCCAAATCTATCCGCCGCCATACCGGCAGGAATAGCGGATAATGAATAAACAAGGTTGAAGGTCAGGTAAACCACCGGGATCATGGCGGTGCTGATGCCCAACTGCTGAGCCCTCAGGATCAGGAAAACGTCGCTGGAGTTCCCGATGGCAAATATAGTCGTGATGAGGACAAAGAATTTAAACCTCCCGTCGAAATGCGCAAGGGTCAGTTTTGGCCTGTTATGACACGCCGGAAGAGCCCTCTTCTTTTCTTTAATGAAGAAGACTATCAGGAAAACGGCGATTATCCCCGGTATCATGGACACCCAGAACACCTTTCTGAAATCCCCGGCAAACAAGCTGAGCAGGAAGAAGGCAAGGGCAGGTCCGATGACGGCGCCGAGCGTATCCATTGAGCGGTGGTAGCTGAAAGCCCGAGAAATCACCGCGGGGTCTGCTGAATCCGCGATGAGGGCATCCCTGGGTGCGGTGCGTATGCCCTTGCCGAGCCGGTCTATGCATCTGGAGGCCAGGATGTGCTGCCAGGTGACAGCCAAGGCGATAAACGGCCTGCTCAGGACGGAAATGGCATATCCGGCCCCCATCAGGCCTTTGCGCGTTCCTATCCTGTCGGAGAACCAGCCCGAGAAAACCTTCAGCAGGCTGGCGGTGGATTCCGCAATTCCTTCGATAAGACCGATTACCGATTTGTTGACCCCCAGTACATTTGATAAAAACAGGGGCACGAGGGGATAGACCATCTCGGAGCTGACGTCCATAAAGAAGCTGACGAGTCCGGCAGCAAAGACATTTCTGCCAAAGCCGAAATAACTGCCAAATTTTCTCACCTTTTTCTCCTCAGGTCAAAACCGTGACTACATCCATTAGCGATAATAGGTCAACAATATTCCTCGTCTCTTACTTCACAACCCTCACCGTGTACCCTGTTGACGGCTGTGTTGTGCCGGTTGCTCATGGCCATCTGTTCCAATTGTTCTTCCAATTCCTCTATCGCCCGTTTGAGTTCTTCGGTTTGGTCGTGGGATCTGGAGAGAAGGGATTCGATTGTGGCCAGCTCATCACGGACATATTTCAAGGTTTGATCCTTCATCTCGTTGATGGCTCTGTTGATCAGCTTTTCCCATTGGGCAGCCAGACGGGAGAGGTTGACCATCACTTCCCTGGGGATCTGGTTTAAGAAATGCCTCTCCACAAGCGGGCGAAAGACAGGCATGGGAATCAGAAACCATATCAGATCGAAATGCTGATCAAAGGTCCGCACCGTCCGTACATCCGGGTGCTGCGGCTCGGCCACGTCAATCTTCCAATCCACTTCGGCAAGCCGGAGTCCGAGTGTTTTTTCGAGGTTTTGATTTAAAAGGCTCCGGAATACCTCCAGGGAGCGGGAGAAGCTGGTGTGGGTCTTTTTCAGCGTGCCTAAGAAACGTTCCCGTTCCGTCCGGGAAATATGATCGAGTTCCCCGGCCAGGGTTTCGCGCAG is a genomic window of Deltaproteobacteria bacterium containing:
- a CDS encoding MFS transporter; this translates as MRKFGSYFGFGRNVFAAGLVSFFMDVSSEMVYPLVPLFLSNVLGVNKSVIGLIEGIAESTASLLKVFSGWFSDRIGTRKGLMGAGYAISVLSRPFIALAVTWQHILASRCIDRLGKGIRTAPRDALIADSADPAVISRAFSYHRSMDTLGAVIGPALAFFLLSLFAGDFRKVFWVSMIPGIIAVFLIVFFIKEKKRALPACHNRPKLTLAHFDGRFKFFVLITTIFAIGNSSDVFLILRAQQLGISTAMIPVVYLTFNLVYSLSAIPAGMAADRFGMKRVVLIGFILFALIYYGFAVVGSAAAVWILFGLYGIFMGLTEGVQKAFLTTIIPPDFKATAFGVYNTAIGLALFPASLIGGWLWDHVSPAATFYYGSAMAAVSTLLFIAFIASLSKKAPV